GACTGTCCCGCTTTTTCACCGACACCCCGCTGAGCCTCGGCGACCACGAGTTGCCCGAAGCTCAGGCGCACTACATCAGCCGCGTCTTGCGCATGGGCGAAGGCGACGCCGTGCAACTGTTCGACGGCTCCGGCCAGGAGTTTTTGGGCACGTTGCTGGAAGTCGGTAAAAAACGCGTCAGCGTGCAACTCACGGAACGCTTTGCAGGCCAGACGGAATCGCCCCTGCACATTCACCTCGGCCAGGGCTTGTCGCGTGGCGAGCGCATGGATTGGGCGATTCAGAAAGCCACCGAGCTGGGCGTGAATGCGATCACGCCGATTTTCAGCGACCGCTGCGAAGTACGCCTCAAGGACGAACGCGCCGACAAACGCCTGCTGCACTGGCGCCAGGTGGCGATCAGCGCCTGCGAGCAATGCGGGCGCTCCACCGTGCCGGTGATTCACCCGCCG
The sequence above is a segment of the Pseudomonas sp. R76 genome. Coding sequences within it:
- a CDS encoding 16S rRNA (uracil(1498)-N(3))-methyltransferase; translation: MRLSRFFTDTPLSLGDHELPEAQAHYISRVLRMGEGDAVQLFDGSGQEFLGTLLEVGKKRVSVQLTERFAGQTESPLHIHLGQGLSRGERMDWAIQKATELGVNAITPIFSDRCEVRLKDERADKRLLHWRQVAISACEQCGRSTVPVIHPPLLLADWLKQVEADLKLVLHPVAEPMISHAKPASLAFLIGPEGGLTDNEVDTAQGAGFHAARLGPRVLRTETAPVVALAVAQQLWGDF